One Paenibacillus sp. FSL W8-0186 genomic window carries:
- a CDS encoding TolC family protein — protein sequence MSLLSAGPVAVHAASTDEDNTIRTGKEATLKEVLKDSFIDSGTLMPIKRLDLDKVLKLSLDHSLNYRLLTLKLTAVKLNEGSLKEQQKELNNASGGAGSSYTLPESIEEIQEKYGEIPEEMLPSLYPTLETNMVVNQLLNGVGNIADAMNKQLQGQRDQLILALKQIEMEQANTVLDLEEARIGIKLQVTSQYAELLSLDKQRTVAEKYLEVLKADLRKAELLQEMGMTSAVKVTEAQREIQKQEQQLDGLKNKYELALIQFSFDLGIVYDPNIELADLPEFTPQPISPLKRERILEKSFEMKRQWNSIILAKHQESHTRTTNEDQEDLLELNVRIAEQQAEKTRIELNKKIDELYSNADLAYKAYENAVNDYNNAKQDNIHMTKRFDNGLISRHDYDKSAFMLTQQELAKELARIQLYVVERSVDALEEGFIM from the coding sequence TTGAGTCTTTTATCAGCGGGGCCGGTAGCAGTCCATGCCGCCAGTACGGACGAAGACAACACGATTCGTACCGGGAAGGAAGCGACTCTCAAAGAGGTATTAAAGGATTCCTTTATCGATTCGGGCACCCTAATGCCCATTAAGCGCCTGGATCTGGATAAGGTGCTGAAGTTATCGTTGGATCATTCGCTGAATTACAGACTATTAACTTTAAAACTGACGGCTGTAAAATTAAATGAAGGAAGCCTTAAAGAACAGCAAAAAGAGCTCAATAATGCCAGCGGAGGGGCGGGAAGCTCCTATACATTACCGGAATCCATTGAGGAGATTCAGGAGAAATATGGCGAGATTCCGGAGGAGATGCTGCCTTCCTTGTATCCGACGCTAGAAACTAATATGGTTGTGAATCAGTTATTAAATGGTGTTGGCAATATTGCCGATGCCATGAACAAGCAATTGCAAGGGCAACGCGACCAGCTGATTCTTGCTTTAAAGCAGATTGAGATGGAGCAGGCCAATACAGTTCTTGATTTGGAGGAAGCTCGCATAGGAATTAAGCTGCAAGTGACTTCGCAGTATGCGGAACTGCTCTCGCTTGACAAACAACGGACTGTGGCCGAAAAGTACTTGGAGGTCCTGAAGGCCGACTTGAGAAAAGCCGAACTGCTGCAGGAGATGGGCATGACTTCGGCGGTCAAGGTTACTGAAGCGCAAAGGGAAATTCAAAAGCAGGAGCAGCAGCTGGATGGGCTAAAAAACAAATATGAATTGGCGTTAATCCAGTTCAGCTTTGACCTTGGCATCGTCTATGATCCCAATATCGAGCTGGCAGATCTGCCGGAGTTCACCCCGCAGCCGATCAGCCCATTGAAGCGGGAGCGTATATTGGAAAAATCATTTGAAATGAAGCGGCAATGGAACTCCATCATTTTGGCAAAACATCAAGAGAGTCATACCCGTACTACCAATGAGGACCAGGAAGATCTGCTGGAATTAAATGTGCGTATTGCAGAGCAGCAGGCTGAAAAAACGCGGATCGAGCTTAATAAAAAAATCGATGAACTGTACAGTAATGCAGATTTGGCTTATAAGGCTTACGAAAATGCAGTAAACGATTATAATAACGCAAAGCAAGATAATATACACATGACAAAGCGATTCGACAATGGATTAATCTCTCGCCATGATTATGACAAGTCAGCATTTATGTTGACGCAGCAGGAGCTGGCGAAGGAGCTGGCTCGGATTCAGCTTTACGTAGTAGAGCGTTCTGTAGATGCGCTTGAAGAAGGCTTCATTATGTAA